A section of the Citrobacter farmeri genome encodes:
- a CDS encoding nucleotidyltransferase domain-containing protein has protein sequence MTKNAVSAAMRERVTRQLKEVETRYGVRVLYACESGSRGWGFASPDSDYDVRFLYVHPPEWYLRVDAPRDVIELPIDDELDVCGWEWRKALGLLKGANPTLIEWLDSPVVYQQDDVTVSALKAMIPQWFSPLRARWHYYSMARKNFRGYLQGEEVRLKKYFYVLRPLLAVRWVEAGKGVPPMRFAELLAGSDLDAALRQEVDELLARKQRAGEAEYGPRRPLLHAFIHAELARGEIPPTLPDSREGDVKALDKLLYETVMV, from the coding sequence ATGACCAAAAATGCAGTGAGTGCCGCGATGCGTGAACGGGTCACGCGGCAACTCAAAGAGGTGGAAACGCGCTACGGCGTCAGGGTGCTGTATGCCTGCGAGTCAGGGAGTCGCGGCTGGGGATTTGCCTCGCCGGATAGCGATTACGATGTGCGGTTTTTGTATGTTCATCCGCCGGAATGGTATTTGCGGGTCGATGCACCGCGGGACGTGATCGAACTGCCGATAGACGATGAGCTGGACGTGTGCGGCTGGGAGTGGCGTAAAGCGCTGGGACTGCTGAAGGGAGCCAACCCGACGCTGATCGAGTGGCTGGATTCCCCGGTAGTTTATCAGCAGGATGATGTCACGGTCAGCGCACTTAAGGCGATGATACCGCAGTGGTTTTCTCCACTTCGCGCACGCTGGCATTACTACTCGATGGCGCGAAAAAACTTTCGCGGCTATTTGCAGGGAGAAGAGGTGCGGTTGAAAAAGTACTTCTACGTCTTGCGCCCACTGCTGGCGGTGCGTTGGGTCGAAGCGGGTAAAGGCGTTCCGCCCATGCGCTTTGCCGAACTGCTGGCAGGAAGCGACCTGGATGCGGCGTTACGTCAGGAGGTAGACGAACTGCTGGCGCGCAAACAGCGCGCAGGAGAAGCGGAGTACGGCCCGCGTCGTCCGTTATTGCATGCGTTTATCCACGCCGAACTGGCGCGAGGCGAAATCCCGCCCACGCTGCCAGACAGCCGGGAAGGCGATGTGAAAGCACTGGATAAACTGCTTTATGAAACGGTGATGGTATGA
- the pgi gene encoding glucose-6-phosphate isomerase, producing MKNINPTQTSAWQALQKHFDDMKDVTIADLFAKDSDRFSKFSATFDDLMLVDYSKNRITEETLAKLQDLAKETDLAGAIKSMFSGEKINRTEDRAVLHVALRNRSNTPIIVDGKDVMPEVNAVLEKMKSFSEAIISGQWKGYTGKAITDVVNIGIGGSDLGPFMVTEALRPYKNHLNMHFVSNVDGTHIAEVLKKVNPETTLFLVASKTFTTQETMTNAHSARDWFLKTAGDEKHVAKHFAALSTNAKAVGEFGIDTANMFEFWDWVGGRYSLWSAIGLSIILSVGYDNFVQLLSGAHAMDKHFSTTAPEKNLPVLLALIGIWYNNFFGAETEAILPYDQYMHRFAAYFQQGNMESNGKYVDRNGNPVDYQTGPIIWGEPGTNGQHAFYQLIHQGTKMVPCDFIAPAITHNPLSDHHPKLLSNFFAQTEALAFGKSREVVEQEYRDQGKDPATLEHVVPFKVFEGNRPTNSILLREITPFSLGALIALYEHKIFTQGIILNIFTFDQWGVELGKQLANRILPELKDDNAINSHDSSTNGLINRYKNWR from the coding sequence ATGAAAAACATCAATCCAACGCAGACTTCTGCCTGGCAGGCACTACAAAAACACTTTGACGACATGAAGGACGTTACCATTGCGGATCTGTTCGCAAAGGATAGCGACCGCTTCAGCAAATTCTCCGCAACGTTTGACGATCTGATGCTGGTGGATTACTCCAAAAACCGCATTACCGAAGAGACTCTCGCGAAATTGCAGGATCTGGCGAAAGAAACCGATCTGGCGGGCGCCATCAAGTCGATGTTCTCCGGCGAGAAAATCAACCGTACTGAAGATCGTGCCGTGCTGCATGTGGCGCTGCGTAACCGTAGCAATACCCCGATTATCGTTGACGGCAAAGATGTGATGCCGGAAGTCAATGCGGTTCTGGAGAAGATGAAATCCTTCTCTGAAGCCATTATTTCGGGTCAGTGGAAGGGTTATACCGGTAAAGCGATCACCGACGTGGTTAACATCGGTATCGGCGGCTCCGACCTCGGTCCATTCATGGTGACTGAAGCGCTGCGTCCGTACAAAAACCACCTGAATATGCACTTTGTTTCTAACGTTGACGGTACCCATATCGCCGAAGTGCTGAAGAAAGTGAATCCGGAAACCACGCTGTTCCTTGTGGCGTCTAAAACCTTCACGACGCAGGAAACCATGACTAACGCTCACAGCGCGCGTGACTGGTTCCTGAAAACCGCTGGTGATGAAAAACACGTTGCGAAACACTTCGCCGCACTGTCTACCAATGCCAAAGCGGTCGGTGAATTCGGTATCGATACGGCCAATATGTTCGAGTTCTGGGACTGGGTGGGCGGTCGTTACTCTCTGTGGTCAGCAATTGGTCTGTCGATCATCCTGTCTGTCGGTTACGACAACTTTGTGCAACTGCTGTCTGGCGCGCATGCGATGGATAAGCACTTCTCGACCACGGCTCCGGAGAAAAACCTGCCGGTACTGCTGGCGCTGATTGGTATCTGGTACAACAATTTCTTCGGCGCAGAAACCGAAGCGATCCTGCCATACGACCAGTATATGCATCGTTTTGCAGCCTACTTCCAGCAGGGCAACATGGAGTCCAACGGGAAATACGTTGACCGTAACGGCAACCCGGTGGATTACCAGACGGGCCCGATCATCTGGGGTGAGCCAGGCACCAACGGTCAGCATGCGTTCTATCAGCTGATTCACCAGGGAACCAAAATGGTGCCTTGTGATTTCATCGCCCCGGCGATTACCCATAACCCGCTGTCCGATCACCATCCGAAGCTGCTGTCTAACTTCTTCGCTCAGACGGAAGCGCTGGCGTTCGGGAAATCCCGCGAAGTGGTTGAGCAGGAATACCGTGACCAGGGTAAAGATCCGGCCACGCTGGAACACGTGGTGCCGTTCAAAGTGTTCGAAGGCAACCGCCCGACCAACTCCATCCTGCTGCGCGAAATCACCCCGTTCAGCCTGGGGGCGCTGATCGCGCTGTATGAGCACAAGATCTTTACGCAGGGCATCATCCTGAACATCTTCACCTTCGACCAATGGGGCGTTGAGCTGGGTAAACAGCTGGCAAACCGTATTCTGCCGGAGCTGAAAGATGATAACGCCATCAACAGCCATGATAGCTCCACCAATGGGTTGATTAACCGTTATAAAAACTGGCGTTAG
- the yjbE gene encoding exopolysaccharide production protein YjbE, giving the protein MKKVLYGIFAISALAASSVYAAPVQVGEAAGSAATSVSAGSSSASSVSTVSSAVGVALAATGGGDGSNTGTTTTTTTSTQ; this is encoded by the coding sequence ATGAAAAAAGTTCTGTATGGCATTTTTGCCATATCTGCGCTTGCGGCGAGTTCTGTCTATGCAGCCCCCGTTCAGGTGGGTGAAGCGGCAGGGTCGGCAGCAACGTCGGTGTCGGCGGGTAGTTCCTCGGCATCCAGCGTGAGCACCGTAAGTTCGGCGGTGGGTGTTGCTCTCGCGGCAACCGGCGGCGGTGACGGTTCCAATACCGGGACCACCACCACAACCACCACCAGTACCCAGTAA
- a CDS encoding PTS sugar transporter, with translation MKKIAIIGSSGGNLYNLGGAEPEKLLQEIYQQCEAAGVTVAAVQFIAADASMDVAKPDTPASVYALTTENNTKPQRIFQGKLSEVNASVVESDRQIAGMIRSGEIDGIVVMSADPVKANQAVFDAAVEMKTPIVGTGGTSMALVAAKGANVVATSGTTGTTSRTRAVSFVASLCKYWGIKYKPQLGSASPSQGGSGKSLLKRFNIRSIMIPALPGFIAMAIVLALSHIPGLEKLNDIFEILLKGLPVLVAVLAAKQISELDEVSIVAGVVAGVLSVEGGLIGGIIGGVMAGIFVRWLFELCLNWRFPMTTVNIVAGGISGLAAGLIMHYLLSPLALSAGNYIKLAIESTLAFSPILAGLLAGLVIWPAILGGVYHAVILPLVLLEMEKSGVSFLGAVDMVGLVMVAAGINLANVIAPREKSEAAVATPGLLINLGFGTFVESAYPFMFANKIVFGSAIFWAGMGGMMLGFFNVKGVAYVPAFASPFLSSNALQMAIVMATIMIMTCITTIVANRFKAVVQSESVASAR, from the coding sequence ATGAAAAAAATTGCGATTATTGGAAGCAGTGGAGGCAACCTCTACAACCTGGGTGGCGCCGAGCCAGAGAAGTTACTCCAGGAGATTTATCAGCAGTGTGAAGCCGCAGGCGTCACCGTTGCTGCCGTGCAGTTCATCGCGGCAGATGCCTCGATGGATGTCGCTAAACCCGACACGCCCGCCTCTGTCTATGCCTTAACCACAGAAAACAACACAAAACCACAACGCATCTTCCAGGGCAAACTCTCCGAGGTGAATGCCTCCGTCGTCGAGAGCGATCGCCAGATAGCCGGAATGATCCGCAGCGGTGAGATCGACGGGATCGTCGTGATGAGCGCCGATCCGGTAAAAGCAAACCAGGCCGTTTTTGATGCCGCGGTGGAGATGAAAACCCCTATCGTCGGCACCGGAGGCACGTCGATGGCACTGGTCGCCGCAAAAGGCGCCAATGTGGTCGCAACTTCAGGCACAACCGGCACCACCAGCCGCACCCGCGCGGTCTCCTTCGTGGCCTCGCTGTGTAAATACTGGGGTATCAAGTACAAGCCCCAGTTGGGCAGCGCGTCGCCTTCACAAGGCGGTTCCGGAAAGAGCCTGCTCAAGCGCTTTAATATTCGCAGCATCATGATTCCCGCGCTGCCGGGCTTTATCGCGATGGCGATCGTACTCGCCCTGAGCCACATTCCCGGGCTGGAAAAACTCAACGATATCTTTGAAATCCTGCTGAAAGGCCTGCCGGTGCTGGTTGCTGTGCTGGCGGCAAAACAAATTTCCGAACTCGATGAAGTTTCTATTGTGGCCGGGGTCGTCGCCGGGGTGCTTTCCGTTGAAGGCGGTCTGATCGGCGGGATTATTGGCGGTGTAATGGCCGGGATTTTTGTGCGCTGGTTATTTGAACTGTGCCTGAACTGGCGCTTCCCGATGACCACCGTCAACATCGTCGCTGGCGGGATTTCGGGTCTGGCTGCCGGCTTGATCATGCACTATCTGCTGAGCCCACTGGCGCTCTCCGCAGGTAACTACATCAAACTGGCTATCGAAAGCACGCTGGCATTCAGTCCGATTCTTGCCGGGCTGCTGGCTGGTCTGGTGATCTGGCCTGCCATTCTGGGCGGCGTCTATCACGCGGTCATCCTGCCGCTGGTTCTGCTGGAGATGGAAAAATCCGGCGTCAGCTTCCTCGGTGCGGTAGACATGGTCGGTCTGGTTATGGTCGCTGCCGGCATCAACCTGGCTAACGTCATTGCGCCACGTGAAAAAAGTGAAGCGGCCGTTGCTACTCCGGGCCTGCTCATCAACCTGGGTTTCGGGACCTTCGTGGAATCCGCCTACCCCTTCATGTTTGCCAACAAAATCGTCTTTGGCTCCGCCATTTTCTGGGCGGGAATGGGCGGCATGATGCTCGGCTTCTTTAATGTCAAAGGGGTGGCCTACGTTCCGGCTTTCGCGTCACCGTTCTTATCCAGCAATGCGCTACAGATGGCGATCGTGATGGCCACCATCATGATCATGACCTGTATCACCACGATCGTTGCAAACCGTTTTAAGGCTGTCGTACAGAGTGAATCTGTCGCGTCCGCCCGTTAA
- a CDS encoding slipin family protein — translation MTKKITIRKGQLGLLAKNGDYYQVLEAGEHRLPWFNTPEVLVVNLDGSEVPEALANYLRRFQPDWVTRYALAVDLSDSEAGALYMNEVLQEILPPSTRRLYWRADEALKLVRMDTRQVQVPAEIMNAVLQPRRNGAVKGREAILTVQVPAWHAGVLKIDGETQALLPPGLTAYWKVNHLVDAEVVDTRLQVLEVGGQEILTKDKVNLRLNLAANWRYSDVLQAFAQLTKPLDHLYRELQFALREAVGTRTLDELLEDKQVIDDVVSAQVKERMASYGIDVASLGVKDIVLPGDMKTILSRLVEAEKSAQANVIRRREETAATRSLLNTAKVMENNPVALRLKELETLERVAERIDKISVFGGLDQVLHGLVNIKG, via the coding sequence ATGACGAAGAAAATCACTATCCGTAAAGGACAATTAGGTTTGTTAGCGAAAAACGGCGACTACTATCAGGTTCTGGAGGCGGGTGAACACCGTCTGCCATGGTTCAATACGCCAGAGGTGCTGGTGGTTAATCTGGACGGTAGCGAAGTGCCGGAAGCGCTGGCGAATTATTTACGTCGCTTTCAGCCGGACTGGGTAACGCGTTATGCCCTGGCCGTTGATTTGAGCGACAGCGAAGCGGGCGCATTGTACATGAACGAGGTATTGCAGGAGATCCTGCCGCCGTCCACGCGCCGTTTGTACTGGCGAGCCGACGAGGCCTTGAAACTGGTACGCATGGATACGCGTCAGGTTCAGGTGCCGGCAGAGATCATGAATGCGGTCCTGCAACCGCGACGTAACGGCGCGGTTAAAGGTCGTGAAGCGATACTCACCGTGCAGGTTCCGGCCTGGCATGCGGGGGTGTTGAAAATTGACGGCGAGACGCAGGCACTGCTGCCGCCGGGTCTGACGGCGTACTGGAAAGTGAATCATCTGGTTGACGCTGAAGTGGTGGATACCCGTTTGCAGGTGCTGGAAGTGGGCGGTCAGGAAATTTTAACCAAAGATAAGGTTAACCTGCGCCTGAATCTGGCGGCGAACTGGCGTTACAGCGACGTGTTGCAGGCGTTTGCGCAGCTCACTAAACCGCTCGATCATCTGTACCGCGAACTGCAGTTTGCGCTGCGTGAAGCCGTTGGGACGCGCACGCTGGATGAGCTGCTGGAAGATAAGCAGGTAATTGATGACGTGGTCAGCGCGCAGGTGAAAGAGCGTATGGCGTCATATGGCATCGACGTGGCCTCGCTGGGCGTGAAGGACATTGTGTTGCCAGGGGATATGAAAACGATTCTGTCCCGTCTGGTTGAAGCGGAAAAATCGGCGCAGGCCAACGTGATCCGCCGTCGTGAAGAAACGGCCGCGACGCGCTCGCTGTTGAATACGGCGAAAGTGATGGAAAACAACCCGGTGGCGCTGCGCTTAAAAGAGCTGGAAACCCTCGAAAGAGTGGCGGAGCGTATCGATAAAATCTCGGTATTCGGTGGCCTGGACCAGGTTCTGCACGGTTTAGTGAACATTAAAGGATAA
- a CDS encoding RtcB family protein: MAHNDYALLASQNAAPVKMWTHGVPVEPEARQQLLNTAKMPFIFKHLAVMPDVHLGKGSTIGSVIPTKGAIIPAAVGVDIGCGMIAVRTSLLAGDLPDNLSGLRSAIEQAVPHGRTNTRSRRDKGAWETPPEEVSTHWGTLAPRFKRLTDKYPSLLKTNNHQHLGTLGTGNHFIEVCLDEQQRVWVMLHSGSRGVGNAIGNVFITLAQQDMQQHIANLPDRNLAYFQEGSRHYNDYLEAVEWAQDFARQNREVMMSRVLAALSRIVSKPFITQQEAVNCHHNYVQKERHFGEEVLVTRKGAVSAQKGQMGIIPGSMGAKSFIVRGLGNEESFCSCSHGAGRTMSRTAAKKRFTVADQIRATAHVECRKDSEVIDEIPMAYKDIDAVMAAQSSLVEIVHTLRQVVCVKG, encoded by the coding sequence ATGGCACATAACGACTATGCGCTGTTGGCGTCGCAGAACGCGGCGCCGGTAAAAATGTGGACGCACGGCGTCCCGGTGGAACCCGAGGCGCGCCAGCAACTGCTGAATACGGCGAAAATGCCGTTTATTTTTAAACACCTGGCGGTGATGCCGGATGTGCATCTGGGGAAAGGGTCGACCATCGGCAGCGTGATCCCGACCAAAGGGGCGATTATTCCGGCGGCGGTGGGGGTGGACATCGGCTGCGGGATGATTGCGGTGCGTACCTCGCTGCTGGCCGGCGATCTGCCGGATAACCTGAGCGGACTGCGGAGCGCGATTGAGCAGGCTGTTCCACACGGACGTACTAATACGCGCTCCCGTCGCGACAAAGGCGCGTGGGAAACGCCCCCAGAGGAGGTGAGTACTCACTGGGGGACACTGGCGCCGCGCTTTAAGCGCCTGACTGACAAGTATCCCTCGTTGCTGAAAACCAATAACCATCAGCATTTGGGAACATTGGGAACCGGTAACCACTTCATTGAGGTGTGTCTGGATGAGCAGCAGCGCGTCTGGGTGATGTTGCACAGCGGCTCGCGTGGTGTGGGGAATGCCATCGGCAACGTTTTTATTACGCTGGCGCAGCAGGATATGCAGCAACATATCGCGAATCTCCCGGACCGAAATCTGGCGTATTTTCAGGAGGGGAGTCGGCACTACAACGACTACCTGGAAGCGGTGGAATGGGCACAGGATTTTGCCCGGCAAAACCGGGAAGTGATGATGTCCCGCGTACTGGCCGCGCTGTCGCGCATCGTGAGTAAACCGTTTATCACACAGCAGGAAGCGGTGAATTGCCACCATAATTACGTGCAAAAAGAGCGTCACTTTGGTGAAGAGGTACTGGTGACGCGTAAAGGTGCCGTTTCCGCCCAGAAGGGTCAGATGGGGATTATTCCGGGGTCGATGGGGGCGAAAAGCTTCATCGTACGTGGGCTGGGAAATGAAGAGAGCTTCTGCTCCTGTAGTCATGGTGCGGGAAGAACCATGAGCCGAACGGCGGCCAAAAAACGTTTTACCGTGGCGGACCAGATCCGCGCGACGGCCCACGTTGAATGCCGTAAAGACAGCGAGGTGATCGATGAAATTCCGATGGCCTACAAAGACATTGATGCCGTGATGGCGGCGCAGTCTTCACTGGTGGAGATCGTGCATACGCTGCGGCAGGTAGTGTGTGTAAAAGGATAA
- the lysC gene encoding lysine-sensitive aspartokinase 3: protein MTEIVVSKFGGTSVADFDAMNRSADVVLSDANVRLVVLSASAGITNLLVALAEGLEPTERFEKLDAIRKIQFDILERLRYPNVIREEIERLLENITTLAEAASLATSTALTDELVSHGELMSTLLFVEILRERHVQAQWFDVRKVMRTNDRFGRAEPDVAALAELATLQLTPRLSEGLVITQGFIGSESKGRTTTLGRGGSDYTAALLAEALHAARVDIWTDVPGIYTTDPRVVPAAQRIDEIAFEEAAEMATFGAKVLHPATLLPAVRSDIPVFVGSSKDPKAGGTLVCNKTQNPPLFRALALRRKQTLLTLHSLNMLHSRGFLAEVFGILARHNISVDLITTSEVSVALTLDTTGSTSTGDTLLTQSLLMELSALCRVEVEEGLALVALIGNDLSKACGVGKEVFGVLEPFNIRMICYGASSHNLCFLVPGTEAEQVVQKLHQNLFE from the coding sequence ATGACAGAAATCGTTGTTTCCAAATTTGGCGGTACCAGCGTCGCTGATTTCGATGCCATGAACCGCAGCGCCGACGTGGTGCTTTCCGATGCAAACGTGCGTTTAGTTGTGCTCTCCGCTTCCGCAGGCATCACCAATCTGCTGGTTGCATTGGCTGAAGGTCTGGAGCCAACCGAACGCTTCGAGAAACTCGACGCTATCCGCAAAATTCAGTTCGATATCCTGGAGCGTCTGCGTTATCCAAACGTAATTCGTGAAGAGATCGAACGCCTGCTGGAAAATATCACCACGCTGGCGGAAGCGGCCTCATTAGCGACCTCCACCGCGCTGACGGATGAACTGGTCAGCCACGGCGAACTGATGTCCACCCTGCTGTTTGTTGAGATCCTGCGCGAACGTCACGTTCAGGCGCAATGGTTCGATGTGCGTAAAGTGATGCGCACCAACGATCGCTTTGGCCGTGCCGAACCTGACGTCGCAGCGCTGGCAGAACTGGCAACGCTGCAACTGACCCCACGTCTGAGCGAAGGACTGGTGATCACTCAGGGGTTCATCGGCAGCGAAAGCAAAGGGCGCACAACCACACTTGGACGCGGCGGCAGCGACTATACAGCGGCCCTGTTGGCCGAAGCGCTCCATGCCGCGCGCGTCGATATCTGGACTGACGTTCCAGGCATCTACACGACCGATCCTCGCGTGGTGCCTGCGGCGCAACGCATTGATGAAATCGCCTTTGAAGAGGCGGCGGAAATGGCCACTTTTGGTGCGAAAGTGCTGCACCCGGCCACCCTGCTGCCCGCCGTGCGCAGTGATATCCCGGTCTTCGTCGGCTCCAGTAAAGATCCGAAAGCGGGCGGCACGCTGGTCTGCAACAAAACCCAGAATCCACCGCTGTTCCGCGCGCTGGCGCTGCGTCGTAAACAGACGCTGCTGACCCTGCACAGCCTGAATATGCTGCACTCGCGCGGTTTCCTGGCCGAAGTATTCGGGATTCTGGCGCGCCATAATATCTCTGTGGATCTGATCACCACCTCCGAAGTGAGTGTGGCGCTAACGCTGGATACCACCGGCTCCACCTCCACCGGCGATACGCTGCTGACGCAGTCGCTGCTGATGGAACTGTCTGCCTTGTGTCGGGTGGAGGTTGAAGAGGGACTCGCGCTGGTCGCGCTGATTGGTAACGATCTGTCGAAAGCCTGCGGCGTCGGTAAAGAGGTGTTCGGCGTGCTGGAACCGTTCAATATCCGCATGATTTGCTATGGCGCCTCCAGCCATAACCTCTGTTTCCTGGTGCCTGGCACCGAGGCAGAACAGGTTGTACAGAAGCTGCACCAGAATTTGTTTGAGTAA
- the panS gene encoding ketopantoate/pantoate/pantothenate transporter PanS, whose product MLATLTRLFPLWALLLSVITYYTPSTFIPVGPWVTTLLMLIMFGMGVHLKVDDFKRVLSRPAPVAAGIFLHYLVMPLAAWVLALAFNMPPELSAGMVLVGSVASGTASNVMIYLAKGDVALSVTISSVSTLVGVVATPLLTRLYVDAHIQVDVMGMLLSILQIVVIPIALGLVIHHLFPRVVKAVEPYLPAFSMVCILAIISAVVAGSAAHIASVGFVVIIAVILHNTIGLLGGYWGGRLFGFDESTCRTLAIEVGMQNSGLAAALGKIYFGPLAALPGALFSVWHNLSGSLLAGYWSGKPIDEQRSAVKEN is encoded by the coding sequence ATGCTCGCCACTCTCACCAGGCTGTTCCCGTTATGGGCGCTGCTGCTCTCGGTTATTACCTATTACACGCCATCCACCTTCATTCCTGTCGGCCCGTGGGTGACGACACTGCTGATGCTGATTATGTTCGGTATGGGCGTGCACCTTAAAGTGGATGATTTTAAACGCGTGCTTTCGCGCCCTGCGCCGGTTGCGGCGGGGATCTTCCTGCACTATCTGGTCATGCCGCTGGCGGCATGGGTACTGGCGCTGGCGTTTAACATGCCGCCGGAGCTCTCCGCCGGGATGGTGCTGGTCGGTAGCGTGGCCAGCGGTACAGCATCTAACGTCATGATCTATCTGGCGAAAGGGGATGTTGCACTCTCGGTAACAATCTCATCGGTTTCCACCCTGGTGGGCGTGGTCGCCACGCCGCTGCTGACACGTTTGTATGTCGATGCGCATATTCAGGTTGATGTGATGGGCATGCTGCTCAGTATTTTGCAGATTGTGGTGATCCCGATTGCCCTGGGTCTGGTGATCCACCACCTGTTCCCGCGCGTGGTGAAAGCGGTTGAGCCTTACCTGCCCGCGTTTTCGATGGTCTGCATTCTGGCGATCATCAGCGCGGTGGTTGCGGGTTCTGCCGCGCATATCGCGTCCGTCGGCTTCGTGGTGATTATCGCGGTGATCCTGCACAACACCATCGGCCTGCTCGGCGGTTACTGGGGCGGGCGTCTGTTTGGCTTTGACGAGTCAACCTGCCGCACCCTGGCAATCGAGGTCGGAATGCAAAACTCAGGTCTCGCCGCCGCGCTGGGTAAAATTTACTTCGGACCGCTCGCTGCGTTGCCTGGCGCGCTGTTCTCCGTCTGGCACAACCTTTCCGGTTCCCTACTGGCCGGCTACTGGTCCGGTAAACCGATTGATGAGCAGCGGAGTGCTGTTAAAGAAAACTAA
- the rtcR gene encoding RNA repair transcriptional activator RtcR, which yields MKKRRVVIGVLGTVLDKRGKRANRLKKWRPTVGLCQQPDFPIDRLELIHQPRDAGMCQQLAEDINLLSPHTQVRPHAITIADPWDFEEVYAAFLDFATHYTFDTENEEYLVHITTGTHVAQICWFLLTEARYLPASLLQTSPAPKDAPQEDVAAGTCSVIDLDLSRYATLTSRFQREQQQSVSFLKAGIETRNATFNKLIDRIERVALRSGDPILLTGPTGAGKSFLAKRIFQLRQSRHLVGGKLVAVNCATLRGDNAMSTLFGHVKGAFTGALSSRTGLLREADGGVLFLDEIAELGLDEQAMLLKAIEEKTFFPFGSDKEVRSDFQLIAGTHRDMSQWVAEGRFREDLYARINMWRFPLPGLAQRREDIAPNVEYELQRFSRSRQNQIRFDKEARERYLAFACSPQAQWRGNFRELSSSVARMATLAEQGRITLALVEEEIALLQESWGDTTLPPALEMELDLFDRRQLETVLEVCRRSASLSEAGRELFAVSRQKKANPNDADRLRKYLARFGLSWENLKVRT from the coding sequence ATGAAAAAACGGCGGGTGGTGATTGGCGTACTGGGCACGGTGCTGGATAAACGCGGCAAGCGGGCAAACCGGCTCAAGAAATGGCGGCCAACGGTCGGACTGTGTCAACAGCCGGACTTCCCGATCGATCGACTGGAGCTTATTCACCAGCCACGCGACGCCGGGATGTGTCAGCAACTGGCGGAGGATATCAACCTGCTTTCCCCCCATACGCAGGTCCGCCCGCACGCAATCACTATTGCCGATCCGTGGGATTTCGAAGAGGTCTATGCCGCTTTCCTCGATTTTGCCACTCACTACACCTTCGATACCGAAAACGAAGAGTATCTGGTGCACATCACCACCGGCACCCACGTGGCACAAATTTGCTGGTTCCTGCTGACGGAAGCCCGCTATCTGCCCGCCAGCCTGCTGCAAACCAGTCCCGCACCGAAGGACGCCCCACAGGAGGATGTTGCCGCCGGCACCTGTTCGGTGATCGATCTCGACTTAAGCCGCTACGCCACGCTCACCAGTCGCTTTCAGCGTGAGCAGCAGCAGTCCGTCTCTTTCCTCAAAGCCGGGATCGAGACGCGCAATGCCACGTTCAACAAACTGATTGACCGCATTGAGCGCGTTGCCTTGCGCTCTGGCGATCCTATCCTGCTCACCGGCCCTACCGGCGCGGGGAAATCCTTCCTCGCCAAACGGATTTTCCAGCTTCGCCAGTCGCGACATCTGGTGGGCGGAAAACTGGTGGCGGTTAACTGCGCCACCCTGCGCGGCGATAACGCCATGTCGACACTGTTTGGTCATGTGAAAGGCGCTTTTACAGGTGCGCTGTCTTCGCGAACGGGACTGTTACGTGAAGCCGATGGCGGGGTGCTGTTTCTGGATGAGATCGCTGAACTGGGGCTGGATGAACAGGCCATGCTGCTGAAAGCGATCGAGGAAAAAACCTTCTTCCCGTTTGGCTCAGATAAAGAGGTACGCAGCGACTTCCAGTTGATTGCCGGAACCCATCGCGATATGTCGCAGTGGGTTGCTGAAGGGCGTTTTCGCGAAGATCTCTACGCACGTATTAACATGTGGCGTTTTCCCCTGCCCGGCCTTGCCCAGCGACGTGAAGATATCGCCCCTAACGTTGAGTATGAGTTGCAACGTTTCTCCCGCAGCCGACAGAATCAGATCCGTTTTGATAAAGAGGCGCGCGAACGCTATCTGGCGTTTGCCTGTTCCCCCCAGGCGCAGTGGCGAGGTAATTTTCGCGAGTTGAGCTCCTCCGTCGCGCGAATGGCGACGCTGGCCGAACAAGGGCGGATTACGCTTGCCCTCGTCGAAGAAGAGATCGCGCTTTTACAGGAGAGTTGGGGGGACACAACGTTGCCCCCGGCGCTGGAGATGGAACTCGACCTCTTTGACCGCCGACAACTGGAAACCGTGCTCGAGGTATGCCGACGCAGCGCATCGTTGTCCGAAGCCGGACGTGAACTCTTCGCGGTCTCCCGACAAAAGAAAGCCAATCCCAACGATGCCGACCGTCTGCGTAAGTATCTGGCACGGTTTGGCCTGAGTTGGGAAAATCTCAAAGTCAGAACATGA